One genomic segment of Rivularia sp. PCC 7116 includes these proteins:
- a CDS encoding carbohydrate ABC transporter permease produces the protein MQQLTRQQPKTKSSRPTENLAGYIFLAPTILVLGIFVVLPILYAVFLSLQKVQLLGSIKYEFVGFRNFSQLVEDERVWIALKNTAEYVAIVVPSQTILALFLAVTLNSGIRGKSWWRVLFFLPTVTSSAVLTLIFMWIYNTNGLLNDFLSAIGFPTYNWLGDPSVALKAIMIMNIWSTAPFFMVIYLAALQDIPKYLYEAAELDGANEWHKFINITIPILKPVTFFVVTMGIIGTFQLFDQSYIFSKGTGGPNNATLTLVLLIYQAVFRNLQMGYAAAIAFLLAAVIIAITLIGRRLFGGEKT, from the coding sequence TTGCAGCAATTAACCAGACAGCAGCCCAAAACGAAGAGTAGTCGTCCAACAGAAAATCTAGCTGGATATATTTTCCTGGCACCAACGATTCTGGTTTTAGGAATTTTTGTGGTGCTACCCATACTCTATGCTGTATTTCTGTCTCTACAAAAAGTACAGCTTCTGGGCAGTATTAAATATGAGTTTGTTGGTTTTCGTAATTTTAGCCAGTTAGTTGAAGATGAACGAGTATGGATTGCTCTGAAGAATACAGCCGAGTACGTGGCAATTGTCGTACCTTCACAAACCATATTGGCTTTATTTTTAGCAGTAACCCTTAATTCTGGTATTCGCGGTAAAAGTTGGTGGCGAGTTCTTTTTTTCTTGCCTACAGTTACATCTTCTGCGGTATTGACCCTAATATTTATGTGGATTTATAACACTAACGGGCTGCTAAATGATTTTTTGAGCGCAATTGGATTTCCTACATATAACTGGTTGGGAGACCCCTCAGTTGCTCTCAAAGCCATTATGATTATGAATATTTGGTCAACAGCGCCGTTTTTCATGGTGATTTATTTGGCGGCATTGCAAGATATACCCAAATACCTCTACGAAGCAGCAGAATTAGACGGTGCGAATGAATGGCACAAATTTATCAATATCACCATACCTATTCTCAAGCCAGTTACCTTTTTTGTAGTAACAATGGGAATCATCGGTACCTTTCAACTATTTGACCAGTCTTATATCTTTTCCAAAGGTACTGGCGGCCCAAATAATGCCACCTTGACCTTAGTTTTATTAATATATCAAGCTGTATTTCGCAATTTGCAGATGGGATATGCAGCAGCTATAGCTTTTTTACTAGCAGCAGTAATTATAGCGATTACCTTGATTGGGAGGCGACTTTTTGGAGGCGAAAAAACTTGA
- a CDS encoding cytochrome b N-terminal domain-containing protein encodes MLIQESRFDTVMRRTATILSVVILTFCLIAASTGIMLSIYYEPASGRAYQSLRMITEQIEYGWLFRKAHYIAGNGIIVAALIQIVVMFLGRKFTKSWYTAWVSGIFLTLTVIGLSWTSMILGWDQVGFWRFSIELGTIEAIPFIGQQLREILTGGSGISTLTVQRLYTIHSYILSIAAIVLSVVHLFSVLWVEKQVSNPQELIQGVGASVAES; translated from the coding sequence ATGCTTATCCAAGAGAGCCGATTTGATACGGTTATGCGACGGACGGCAACAATTTTATCGGTAGTAATTCTAACTTTTTGTTTAATTGCTGCTAGTACGGGTATTATGCTTTCTATTTACTACGAACCAGCTTCTGGTAGAGCATATCAATCATTACGGATGATAACCGAACAAATTGAATACGGTTGGTTATTCCGTAAAGCCCACTATATTGCTGGTAATGGAATTATTGTTGCCGCCTTAATTCAAATTGTTGTCATGTTTTTGGGCAGAAAATTTACTAAAAGCTGGTATACAGCTTGGGTTAGTGGAATATTCTTGACCTTAACTGTAATAGGATTAAGCTGGACTTCAATGATTTTAGGTTGGGATCAAGTTGGATTTTGGCGCTTTAGCATAGAATTGGGAACCATTGAAGCTATTCCATTTATCGGTCAGCAATTAAGAGAAATTCTGACTGGTGGTAGTGGTATTAGTACCTTAACGGTTCAGCGTCTTTATACCATCCACAGCTATATTCTCTCCATTGCAGCCATTGTTCTGTCTGTAGTGCATTTATTCAGCGTATTATGGGTTGAGAAACAGGTCAGCAACCCTCAAGAGTTGATTCAAGGTGTTGGTGCATCAGTTGCAGAAAGTTGA
- the petE gene encoding plastocyanin gives MKLIASTLRRLGLAALTMLLVVSSFVAFTPSAAAETYTIKLGSDKGMLAFEPSKLSVKPGDTIKWVNNKVPPHNVVFDAAQNPAKSADLAKELSHKQLVMSPGQEFTSTIPADAPAGEYTFYCEPHRGAGMVGKVVVE, from the coding sequence ATGAAATTGATTGCATCCACTTTACGTCGTTTAGGTTTAGCCGCGTTGACTATGCTATTAGTCGTTAGTAGCTTCGTTGCTTTTACCCCTAGTGCTGCGGCTGAAACATATACTATAAAGTTAGGTAGCGACAAAGGTATGCTGGCGTTTGAACCATCTAAGCTATCGGTTAAACCGGGCGACACCATTAAATGGGTGAACAACAAAGTTCCTCCCCATAACGTAGTGTTTGATGCCGCTCAAAACCCCGCGAAGAGTGCGGACTTAGCTAAAGAACTTTCTCACAAGCAGTTGGTAATGAGTCCCGGACAAGAATTTACAAGCACTATTCCAGCCGATGCTCCTGCTGGTGAATATACCTTCTACTGCGAACCTCACCGTGGTGCTGGTATGGTTGGTAAAGTTGTTGTTGAATAG
- a CDS encoding glutathione S-transferase family protein — protein MSAPVTSPEEKLNQINTQSSSTKANKKGKSLPAGLIIKLGKFVWTTMWQIMMSKLAPSNDKGEYIRPSSQFRNSINEEENNPYQPCAGRYRLYVGLGCPWAHRTLVVRTLKGLEDCVKVSIVYPSPNEGIWLLNKPEKNCRTVPELYQVAQPGYQGRSTVPILWDEQTNTIVNNESAEIIVMLNSGLNQFANNPELNLYPEELTEEIEKWNEKIYHAVNNGVYRCGFAQTQAAYDQCCDELFSVLDEIDENLENKRYLCGEQLTLADVRLFTTLFRFDVVYYSLFKCNRRRIVDYKNLGAYLRDLYQLPGVAETCDLESIKQDYYGNLFPLNPGGIIPNGPDISNLKEPSNRENISN, from the coding sequence ATGTCAGCGCCTGTAACATCACCGGAAGAAAAGCTAAATCAGATAAATACTCAAAGCTCTAGTACTAAAGCGAATAAAAAAGGTAAATCACTGCCTGCTGGGTTGATTATCAAGCTGGGAAAATTTGTCTGGACTACTATGTGGCAGATAATGATGTCTAAGCTTGCACCCAGTAACGATAAAGGAGAATATATTCGACCTTCAAGTCAGTTTCGTAATTCTATAAATGAGGAAGAAAATAATCCTTATCAACCTTGTGCGGGGCGCTATCGCTTGTATGTAGGTTTGGGATGTCCGTGGGCACATCGAACTCTAGTAGTTAGAACTTTAAAAGGACTTGAAGATTGCGTAAAAGTATCTATCGTCTATCCTTCCCCCAATGAAGGAATCTGGCTTTTAAACAAACCAGAAAAAAATTGTCGAACTGTCCCGGAGCTATATCAAGTTGCACAACCAGGATATCAAGGGCGCTCTACAGTGCCAATATTATGGGACGAGCAAACAAACACGATAGTCAACAATGAAAGTGCGGAGATTATCGTCATGTTAAATTCTGGGTTGAATCAGTTTGCAAATAATCCCGAACTCAATCTTTACCCAGAAGAATTAACGGAAGAAATAGAAAAATGGAACGAAAAAATATATCATGCCGTGAATAATGGCGTTTATCGCTGCGGTTTTGCTCAAACTCAGGCAGCTTACGATCAATGTTGCGATGAGTTATTTAGCGTTTTAGATGAGATTGATGAAAATTTAGAAAATAAACGGTATTTATGTGGCGAACAGCTAACTTTAGCTGACGTGCGTTTATTTACTACCTTGTTCCGTTTTGATGTGGTTTATTACAGCTTGTTTAAATGTAACCGCCGCAGAATAGTGGATTACAAAAACTTAGGAGCTTATCTACGCGATTTATATCAGCTTCCTGGAGTTGCCGAAACTTGCGATTTAGAAAGCATTAAGCAGGATTATTACGGTAATTTATTTCCACTGAATCCAGGTGGAATAATTCCTAACGGTCCCGATATTTCTAATCTAAAGGAACCATCAAATCGAGAAAACATCAGTAATTAG
- a CDS encoding SRPBCC family protein, which translates to MIKEQNLPQDNLNSPVIDSKNPNLEAVTVEVEKIKERQRQITAKIQIPHPVEKVWQVLTDYQALAEFVPSLASSRKLEHPSGGIRLEQVGSQRLLKLNFSARVVLDLEESFPNVISFQMVEGDFKDFSGNWHLSNCVLDDKTGTLLCYTVKVWPKLTMPIRIIEPRLAQDMQSNLLAVRQRVEKLSKA; encoded by the coding sequence ATGATTAAAGAACAAAACCTCCCGCAAGATAACTTAAATTCTCCAGTAATTGACAGCAAAAATCCGAATTTAGAAGCTGTAACCGTTGAAGTTGAGAAAATAAAAGAACGTCAACGCCAAATTACAGCTAAAATTCAAATTCCTCATCCGGTAGAAAAAGTTTGGCAAGTATTAACCGATTATCAAGCTTTAGCCGAGTTTGTTCCTAGCCTTGCCTCTTCCCGTAAGTTAGAACATCCTAGCGGTGGTATTCGTCTAGAACAAGTGGGTTCGCAAAGGCTATTAAAACTTAATTTTTCTGCACGGGTAGTTCTAGACTTAGAAGAATCATTTCCGAATGTAATTAGTTTCCAAATGGTAGAGGGAGATTTTAAAGATTTCTCCGGCAATTGGCATTTAAGCAACTGTGTATTAGATGATAAGACAGGCACCTTACTTTGCTATACGGTCAAAGTCTGGCCAAAACTGACCATGCCTATAAGAATTATCGAACCCCGTCTTGCTCAGGATATGCAGTCAAATCTTTTAGCTGTTCGTCAACGTGTGGAAAAATTATCAAAAGCATGA
- the psbV gene encoding photosystem II cytochrome c-550, with translation MITRLISIFIAGAFLSFQLFVGSASAVELDEGTRTVNLNEQGDTYLLSLEEVEVGKRLFNDTCAQCHAGGVTKTNQNVGLDPETLALATPPRDNIEGLVDYMKNPTTYDGEIEISELHPSLKSADIFKEMRNLTDEDLEAIAGHILLQPKIVGQKWGGGKIYY, from the coding sequence ATGATAACGAGATTAATTAGCATTTTTATTGCTGGTGCGTTCCTGAGTTTTCAGTTATTTGTTGGTAGCGCTTCAGCGGTAGAACTTGATGAAGGTACTCGCACGGTAAATTTAAACGAGCAAGGTGATACATATTTACTGAGCCTTGAAGAAGTTGAAGTAGGTAAACGCCTATTCAACGACACTTGTGCCCAGTGTCACGCTGGTGGTGTAACCAAGACAAACCAAAACGTAGGACTAGACCCCGAAACTTTGGCATTAGCAACCCCACCCCGCGATAACATCGAGGGTTTGGTGGACTATATGAAAAATCCCACTACCTATGATGGAGAAATAGAAATTTCTGAATTGCATCCCAGCTTAAAGAGTGCGGATATTTTCAAAGAAATGCGTAACTTGACCGATGAGGATTTAGAGGCGATCGCCGGTCACATTCTATTACAACCTAAGATTGTCGGTCAAAAGTGGGGTGGTGGTAAGATTTACTACTAA
- a CDS encoding carbohydrate ABC transporter permease: MNRIWNYSWLKILLYFALVLYAIVTLIPFLWAISASFKSLTEIVAGEPNFLPKEFTLDNYKQIFLEEPLFLRWFFNSLIIAISVTILNLLFNSMAGYALARLRFRGRRFWFFLILAVLAVPIQVTLIPTFLILKTFGWLNSYQGMIIPNMVNATFIFMMRQFFVNFPKELEEAAALDGLTTFGIFRYIVLPLAKPALAAQAVFIFMSSWNNFLLPVVILFDPEMFTLPLGLNSFKGQYISYWNYIMAASMVFTLPALLIYAFFNRYFIQSVSFTGTKQ, encoded by the coding sequence TTGAATAGAATTTGGAACTATTCGTGGCTGAAGATACTGCTTTATTTCGCTTTGGTACTTTATGCAATTGTTACTTTAATTCCTTTTTTATGGGCGATTTCAGCTTCCTTTAAATCCTTAACAGAAATCGTCGCTGGCGAACCAAATTTCCTACCCAAGGAATTTACCCTCGATAATTACAAACAAATCTTTCTAGAAGAACCATTGTTTTTACGCTGGTTTTTCAACAGCCTAATTATTGCCATCAGCGTCACCATACTAAACTTACTATTCAACTCAATGGCTGGCTACGCTTTAGCAAGACTGAGATTTCGGGGTAGACGCTTTTGGTTTTTTCTAATTTTGGCAGTATTAGCAGTGCCAATACAAGTTACACTCATCCCCACATTTTTAATTTTAAAAACATTTGGCTGGTTAAACTCCTACCAAGGGATGATTATTCCCAACATGGTAAATGCCACATTTATTTTCATGATGCGGCAATTTTTTGTTAACTTTCCCAAAGAATTAGAAGAAGCTGCTGCTTTAGATGGTTTAACCACCTTTGGAATTTTTCGCTATATAGTACTTCCTTTAGCCAAACCAGCATTAGCAGCCCAAGCAGTATTTATCTTTATGAGTAGCTGGAATAATTTCTTGCTTCCCGTAGTTATTTTATTCGATCCGGAAATGTTTACCCTACCCCTGGGACTCAACAGCTTCAAAGGTCAATATATCAGCTACTGGAACTACATAATGGCAGCTTCAATGGTATTCACCCTACCAGCACTGCTCATTTACGCTTTTTTCAACCGGTACTTTATTCAAAGCGTCTCGTTTACAGGAACCAAACAGTAA
- a CDS encoding sodium:proton antiporter — protein MEASFDITLQMVIAVVAGISAQVLAAYIKVPSIVFLLLFGIFFGSDGIGLLHPHLLGIGLEVIVALATAIILFEGGLDLELRELGRVSTSLQLLVTLGTLITLMGGSMAAHWLGEFPWPIAFLYASIVVVTGPTVITPLLKQIKVDRQVATLLEGEGILIDPVGAILAVVVLDTILNGDADPINAITGLLVRLGIGAAIGGAGGWLLSQFFKRANILSFELKNLVVLASVWGLFTLAQMIRSESGLMTTVMAGAVFANSSVPEERLLRHFKGQLTILCISVLFILLAADLSIASVFALGWGSLFTVLALMFVVRPINILLCTWNSDLNWRQKVFLSWVAPRGIVSASVASLFGILLTQRGINGGDAIKALVFLTILMTVFCQGLTASWVARLLGITLKQATGAVIVGCNPLSILIARFFQERGETVVMIDTDPEASQKAQAENLRVLTSSALDANVLEEAGLDSVGTFLAMTKNGEVNFVLAQRAAEEFDPPRALAVFPRDPQAGTKNQSKVLQAFLPDFKIKTWNQHLDDEQVKLGTMTLKNPGFSLQKIQLQALIRTGDLLPLFVERDDKINLMAAGETWQVGDRLIYLLHDPRPDLLKRLSGGNQSTRLSLENLPEVEEIPIGKLSQLSATDAPTP, from the coding sequence ATGGAAGCATCTTTTGACATCACGCTGCAAATGGTGATTGCTGTCGTTGCAGGCATCAGTGCTCAAGTGCTGGCTGCCTACATCAAAGTGCCCAGCATTGTATTTTTACTGTTGTTTGGTATCTTTTTTGGTTCGGATGGCATTGGGTTATTACATCCCCATTTGTTAGGCATTGGATTAGAAGTAATTGTTGCTCTTGCAACGGCAATAATCTTATTTGAAGGCGGACTAGACTTAGAATTGCGAGAATTGGGAAGGGTTTCGACCAGTCTGCAATTACTCGTAACCTTGGGAACCTTAATTACATTAATGGGCGGAAGCATGGCTGCTCATTGGCTGGGAGAGTTTCCTTGGCCAATTGCTTTTCTTTACGCTTCGATTGTGGTGGTTACCGGGCCAACAGTCATTACTCCCCTGCTCAAACAAATCAAAGTAGACCGACAGGTAGCAACGCTTTTAGAAGGTGAAGGGATTCTAATCGATCCCGTGGGAGCAATTCTTGCGGTCGTTGTTCTCGATACCATTTTGAATGGCGATGCAGACCCAATAAACGCGATTACAGGTTTGCTAGTACGTTTGGGTATTGGTGCGGCAATCGGTGGAGCTGGTGGTTGGCTGTTATCGCAATTTTTCAAGCGAGCCAATATTTTGTCATTTGAATTGAAGAATTTGGTAGTACTTGCCTCAGTTTGGGGACTGTTTACTCTAGCCCAGATGATTCGCAGCGAATCGGGATTAATGACAACAGTAATGGCAGGGGCCGTATTTGCAAATTCCTCGGTCCCGGAAGAACGTTTGTTGCGCCACTTTAAAGGTCAGCTAACAATTCTTTGTATCTCGGTACTATTTATTCTGTTAGCGGCTGACTTATCTATTGCCAGCGTATTCGCTTTGGGTTGGGGCAGTTTATTCACAGTATTGGCGCTGATGTTCGTAGTGCGACCAATTAATATTCTTTTGTGTACCTGGAATAGCGACCTTAACTGGAGACAAAAGGTATTTTTAAGTTGGGTTGCACCTAGGGGTATTGTTTCGGCATCGGTTGCTTCATTATTCGGCATTTTACTGACGCAGCGCGGTATCAATGGTGGTGATGCTATTAAAGCCTTGGTCTTTCTGACAATATTGATGACGGTATTTTGTCAAGGGCTTACAGCAAGCTGGGTGGCCAGATTATTAGGCATTACCTTAAAACAAGCTACTGGAGCCGTAATAGTTGGTTGCAATCCTCTAAGTATATTGATTGCCCGCTTCTTTCAGGAGCGTGGGGAAACAGTAGTGATGATTGATACAGACCCAGAGGCAAGTCAGAAAGCGCAAGCTGAGAATTTACGAGTTTTAACCAGTAGTGCTTTAGATGCCAATGTTCTAGAAGAAGCAGGACTTGATTCTGTAGGTACTTTTTTGGCGATGACCAAAAATGGTGAAGTCAATTTTGTTTTGGCTCAACGTGCGGCAGAGGAATTCGATCCACCCCGTGCTTTAGCTGTATTTCCTCGCGATCCTCAAGCTGGTACAAAAAATCAAAGTAAAGTTCTTCAAGCTTTTCTTCCCGACTTCAAAATCAAAACTTGGAACCAACATCTTGATGACGAACAGGTCAAACTAGGAACTATGACTTTAAAAAATCCTGGTTTTTCTTTACAAAAAATTCAGTTACAAGCATTAATCCGGACTGGAGACTTGCTGCCGTTATTTGTAGAAAGAGACGATAAAATCAATCTAATGGCTGCCGGTGAAACTTGGCAAGTTGGCGATCGCCTAATTTACTTGTTGCACGATCCCAGACCGGATCTTCTTAAACGCTTGTCTGGTGGTAATCAATCTACTCGTCTTTCCTTAGAAAATTTGCCAGAAGTCGAAGAAATTCCCATTGGGAAATTATCTCAACTTTCTGCAACTGATGCACCAACACCTTGA
- the psbV2 gene encoding photosystem II cytochrome PsbV2 yields the protein MICWLWTNDCSIFNTITMLYRFTIRLIFVAIAVLITVSSNCIPAQAAGIEPYISRYLRVREPIALELDDVGNQREFSPQELSDGKRYFEDSCINCHVGGSTLPNPKESLALDTLEGANPPRNNINALVSYMRHPMTYDGSEETFWCREVTPNILSEGQIENLAAFVLTAAQKAPGWGTDSFGLGE from the coding sequence ATGATTTGCTGGCTATGGACTAATGATTGTTCGATTTTTAACACCATAACAATGCTGTATAGATTTACGATTCGTTTAATATTTGTTGCGATTGCGGTGCTAATAACAGTTAGCAGTAATTGCATACCCGCCCAAGCCGCTGGTATTGAACCTTATATATCTCGTTATTTAAGAGTTAGGGAACCTATTGCTTTGGAATTAGATGATGTGGGCAATCAACGAGAATTTTCTCCACAAGAGCTATCCGACGGTAAAAGATATTTTGAAGACAGCTGCATTAACTGTCATGTAGGCGGCTCCACATTGCCCAACCCAAAAGAATCCTTGGCTTTAGATACTCTCGAAGGCGCTAATCCTCCCCGCAATAACATCAACGCTTTGGTTTCCTATATGCGGCACCCCATGACTTATGACGGGAGCGAAGAAACTTTTTGGTGTCGTGAAGTAACCCCAAATATATTATCTGAAGGGCAAATCGAAAATTTAGCCGCATTTGTTCTTACTGCAGCTCAAAAGGCTCCTGGCTGGGGTACTGATTCTTTCGGACTTGGGGAATAG
- a CDS encoding triacylglycerol lipase: MSLPTVILPGFLESAEAYYNLEKSLQNLGFPTVTVPLQRRDWINTLGGRAVTPILKQLDCTVEHILLQKGASKINLIGHSAGGWISRIYLGEVPYGKSNFKLLTWKAHPKVATLVTLGTPHTSLERWTRKNLDFVNDNYPGAFHERVDYVCVAGKTIFGKRKFGNWLAYSSYKLTCGKGNKWGDGITPIEAAHLEGARNLVIEDVMHSPRSSKAWYGSPESLAIWSQHLA; encoded by the coding sequence ATGTCTTTACCTACAGTTATTCTACCCGGTTTTTTAGAAAGCGCTGAAGCTTACTATAACTTAGAAAAATCATTACAAAATTTAGGTTTCCCTACAGTCACGGTACCTCTACAAAGACGCGATTGGATAAACACTTTAGGAGGAAGAGCCGTGACTCCGATTCTCAAACAATTAGACTGCACGGTAGAGCACATATTACTGCAAAAGGGAGCTTCTAAAATTAATTTAATTGGTCACTCAGCAGGAGGTTGGATATCGCGTATTTATTTAGGAGAAGTTCCTTATGGTAAAAGTAACTTTAAGCTATTGACGTGGAAAGCTCATCCAAAAGTTGCCACTCTTGTAACTTTAGGTACACCTCATACTAGTTTGGAACGTTGGACTCGTAAAAACTTGGATTTTGTTAATGATAATTACCCTGGTGCATTTCATGAACGGGTAGATTACGTCTGTGTGGCGGGAAAAACTATTTTTGGCAAAAGAAAATTTGGCAACTGGTTGGCATATAGCAGCTATAAATTGACTTGCGGCAAGGGTAATAAATGGGGAGATGGGATTACGCCTATTGAAGCCGCTCATTTAGAAGGTGCAAGAAATTTAGTGATTGAAGATGTAATGCATTCCCCTAGAAGTTCTAAAGCTTGGTATGGTTCGCCAGAATCTTTAGCTATTTGGTCGCAACATTTAGCATAA
- a CDS encoding energy transducer TonB: MSYVSVLKNIPEFLSQPAGIAAIASVGIHGAIAFILPLMPVDSKPKEKASPASVGIMELSEAEQNRLPQSRGPQISALPRVPSQPGIPLPNFATQPTPLARIPGNPDSTKVILPPLPRSSGNPSLSALPQPKSLPILPQPNFKVDSSFNAKAKSGGSSYRRYNQNFKLGNPTPLVSRRNRSSRKSAASVPNNIPPIQSAQLPAGIARIPAPPPLPPMGNPGISNGNSVAINSQISPNNNTSVNQPVRVSPEDFIAPTNRNIPKPGDKLTFAGQNVQQWGQQQSGNRRILLPNQPSGNTTGITAPQNSKTPTTNTTTLALARQFNEVKQRYPNFETKEPISDVIKTKPGKEGKVEGTLVIDSDGKVDYLKYVDRSVASKLNKETRNYIRNYFKKNPIRKNGKAKVYAFTLDFKSDAANSSVEFSKPKDKLIDRLRDAKDKPVQIDAKPSQKKPENVSRSSAPVKIDVKPSPGAVVVPTQTSTPVKLKQPVEIRTRKPASPSASKDKLPVEIRLRNQEVPKVPSKPKPQARVNTTTNKPTPQVTSKPSLANRLRNIKKDSDENSEKDSDSKKLIQRLRKIQERRENSN; the protein is encoded by the coding sequence ATGTCTTACGTCTCAGTACTCAAAAACATACCGGAATTCTTAAGCCAACCAGCTGGAATAGCAGCCATAGCATCCGTCGGCATACATGGTGCTATTGCTTTTATTCTGCCTTTGATGCCTGTTGACTCTAAACCAAAGGAAAAAGCATCTCCGGCAAGCGTCGGAATCATGGAATTATCTGAGGCAGAACAAAATAGATTACCTCAAAGTAGGGGACCTCAAATATCAGCTTTGCCTAGAGTACCCTCACAGCCTGGAATTCCCTTACCTAATTTTGCAACTCAACCAACTCCGCTAGCGAGAATACCAGGAAATCCGGACTCTACAAAGGTGATATTACCACCTTTACCTAGATCTTCGGGTAATCCTAGTCTTTCGGCTTTGCCGCAACCCAAGTCTTTACCAATACTTCCTCAGCCAAATTTTAAGGTTGACTCTTCGTTTAACGCTAAAGCAAAATCTGGCGGATCTTCCTACCGTCGTTACAATCAAAACTTTAAGTTAGGGAACCCTACGCCATTAGTATCAAGAAGAAATCGATCTTCGAGAAAATCAGCGGCTTCGGTTCCAAATAATATACCTCCTATACAGTCGGCACAATTACCTGCCGGAATTGCTAGAATACCGGCACCACCGCCTCTTCCTCCTATGGGCAATCCAGGTATTAGTAATGGTAATAGTGTGGCTATCAATTCACAAATTAGCCCAAATAATAATACTTCGGTAAATCAACCAGTAAGAGTATCTCCTGAAGATTTTATCGCTCCTACTAACAGAAACATTCCTAAGCCTGGGGATAAACTAACATTTGCAGGACAAAATGTGCAGCAATGGGGACAGCAACAATCTGGTAACAGAAGAATTTTGCTGCCAAACCAACCTTCAGGAAATACAACTGGAATAACAGCGCCCCAAAATAGCAAAACACCAACAACGAATACAACCACTTTAGCTCTTGCTAGACAGTTTAATGAAGTTAAGCAGCGCTATCCCAACTTTGAAACCAAAGAACCAATTTCTGACGTAATTAAAACAAAGCCTGGAAAAGAAGGAAAAGTTGAAGGTACTTTAGTAATTGATTCTGATGGGAAAGTCGATTATTTAAAGTATGTTGATAGATCGGTAGCTTCTAAGCTCAATAAAGAAACTAGAAACTATATCAGAAACTATTTCAAGAAAAACCCCATCCGCAAAAACGGTAAAGCTAAAGTATATGCCTTTACCCTTGACTTTAAGTCTGATGCGGCTAATAGTAGCGTAGAATTTTCCAAGCCTAAAGATAAATTAATAGATCGTTTGCGCGATGCTAAAGATAAGCCAGTACAAATAGATGCGAAACCATCTCAGAAGAAACCTGAAAATGTATCCAGAAGTTCGGCTCCAGTAAAAATTGATGTTAAACCATCTCCTGGTGCGGTGGTTGTTCCTACCCAAACTTCTACACCAGTTAAGCTAAAGCAACCAGTTGAGATTAGAACTAGGAAACCAGCATCTCCATCGGCAAGTAAAGATAAGCTACCGGTAGAAATAAGGCTCAGAAATCAGGAAGTGCCCAAGGTACCATCAAAACCTAAGCCTCAAGCGCGAGTTAACACAACAACAAACAAGCCTACGCCGCAAGTTACTTCTAAACCATCACTTGCTAATAGGTTGAGAAATATTAAAAAGGATTCGGACGAGAATTCTGAGAAAGACTCAGATTCTAAGAAGCTAATTCAGAGATTGCGTAAAATTCAAGAGCGTAGAGAAAATTCCAATTAA